The following coding sequences are from one Apus apus isolate bApuApu2 chromosome 10, bApuApu2.pri.cur, whole genome shotgun sequence window:
- the LOC127388652 gene encoding cholesterol side-chain cleavage enzyme, mitochondrial, producing the protein MLARAAPKPGALRGCPLVLGGGCPLVPATPSPIPAAPRPFEQVPGERGGGWFNLYRFWQEGGLHNLHHIMARKFQRFGPIYREKLGVYESVNIISPGDAATLFQAEGTLPERFSVPPWVAYRDYRNKPYGVLLKTGQAWRSDRLMLNKEVLSPPAVEGFVPLLSQVGEDFVRRARAQVGKSGRERWTADFTHELFRFALESVCHVLYGERLGLLQDFVDPEAQRFIDAVTLMFHTTSPMLYLPPTLLRHLNAKTWRDHVWAWDAIFSQADKCIQNVYRDLRLQRKSTKEYMGILCSLIMQDKLPLDDIKASVTEMMAGGVDTTSMTLQWAMFELARSPGVQEQLRAEVLAAKREAGGDRVKMLKTIRLLKAAIKETLRLHPVAVTLQRYTTQEVILQGYRIPPKTLVQVGLYAMGRDAEVFPKPEQFSPQRWLATGPKHFKGLGFGFGPRQCLGRRIAELEMQLFLMHILENFKIETMRAVEVGTKFDLILIPDKPIYLTLRPLETRA; encoded by the exons ATGCTCGCCCGAGCTGCTCCCAAACCAGGCGCCCTGCGGGGATGTCCCCTTGTCCTGGGAGGGGGATGTCCCCTTGTCCCGGCAA CCCCTTCCCCAATCCCAGCGGCTCCTCGCCCTTTCGAGCAGGTgccgggggagcggggaggCGGGTGGTTCAACCTCTACCGCTTCTGGCAGGAGGGAGGTTTGCACAACCTGCACCACATCATGGCCCGCAAGTTCCAGCGCTTCGGGCCCATCTACAG GGAGAAGCTGGGTGTCTACGAGAGCGTGAACATCATCAGCCCCGGGGACGCTGCCACCCTGTTCCAGGCGGAGGGGACACTGCCCGAGCGCTTCAGCGTGCCGCCCTGGGTGGCTTATCGCGACTATCGCAACAAGCCCTACGGCGTGCTCCTCAA GACGGGGCAGGCTTGGCGCTCCGACCGCCTGATGCTGAACAAGGAGGTGCTGTCCCCGCCGGCGGTGGAGGGGTTCGTGCCTCTCCTGAGCCAGGTGGGAGAGGATTTTGTCAGGAGGGCACGAGCCCAGGTGGGGAAGAGCGGGCGGGAGCGCTGGACGGCGGATTTCACCCACGAGCTCTTCCGCTTCGCCCTGGAGT CCGTGTGCCACGTGCTGTACggggagaggctggggctgctgcaggacttCGTGGACCCCGAGGCTCAGCGCTTCATCGACGCCGTCACCCTGATGTTCCACACCACCTCGCCCATGCTCTACCTGCCACCCACCCTCCTCCGCCACCTCAACGCCAAGACCTGGCGGGACCACGTCTGGGCCTGGGATGCCATCTTCTCCCAGG CTGACAAATGCATCCAGAACGTCTACCGGGACCTACGGCTGCAACGCAAGAGCACCAAGGAGTACATGGGCATCCTCTGCAGCCTCATCATGCAGGACAAGCTGCCCCTGGATGACATCAAGGCCAGCGTCACCGAGATGATGGCAGGCGGGGTGGACACG acctCCATGACGCTGCAGTGGGCCATGTTTGAGCTGGCTCGGTCCCCAGGGgtccaggagcagctgagggctgAGGTCCTGGCTGCCAAGAGGGAGGCGGGGGGGGACAGGGTGAAGATGCTGAAAACCATCCGGCTGCTCAAAGCTGCCATCAAGGAGACCCTCAG gcTGCACCCCGTGGCAGTGACCCTGCAGAGGTACACCACGCAGGAGGTCATCCTCCAGGGCTACCGCATCCCCCCCAAG ACGTTGGTGCAGGTGGGTCTCTACGCCATGGGTCGGGATGCCGAGGTCTTCCCGAAGCCGGAGCAGTTCAGCCCGCAGCGCTGGTTGGCAACCGGCCCCAAGCACTTCAAGGGGCTGGGCTTCGGTTTCGGCCCCCGCCAGTGCCTGGGACGCCGGATCGCCGAGCTGGAGatgcagcttttcctcatgcAC ATCCTGGAGAACTTCAAGATCGAAACCATGCGGGCGGTGGAAGTGGGGACCAAGTTTGATCTCATCCTGATCCCAGACAAACCCATCTACCTGACCTTAAGGCCCCTCGAGACCCGGGCCTGA